The Micromonospora siamensis genome contains the following window.
GTGAGCCCGATCGGGCCTACCTCCAGGCCCGGGCCTTCATCCAGCCCGAGCAGCGCAACCGGTTGCAGCCGAAGCAGGGCAGCGAGGTCGCCCTCACCGTGGTGCGGCTGCGCGAACCGGACCCGTTGGTCCAGACCAACACCGACGGCACCTTCTCGGTGGAGCTCGCCGTGCAGCAGGTCGGCCTGCTTCGCGCCGACGGCACCCTGGCACCGCCGGTGTCCACCGAGACCGAGTACAAGTTCAACCTCAGTGCCGACTCGGAGAACGGCAACGGCGGGCTGTACGTGACCGACCCGCCCAACGTGCTGCTGCTCAGCGACACCGCGTTGGAGCGGTACTACGAGCGACACCTGGTCTACTTCTGGAGCACCGACCAGACGCGACTCGTGCCCGACCAGCGCTACCTGCCGCTCACCGTCCCCAAGGAGCGGCTGGTCAACGAGGTGGTCCGGTGGCTGATCGGTGGGCCGTCGGAGTGGCTGGCCAGCGGCGTCAGCCGGCTGCCGGATCGTACCGATCTGATCAACAACGCCACCGGGGCCGACAGCCGCTGGGAGGTCAACCTCCGCATGCCCGGCGAGGACGTCGGCAAGCTGAACCGGCTCGCCACCCAGCTCGCCTGGTCGCTGGCGGATCTGGGGCAGCCGGGTGGCCAGCTCGACCTGAAGATCGGCAACCAGAGCCGGCGCATCATCGACCTGGCGCGGGAACGGGCGGCCCACCCGGTCTACTCGCTGCTGCCGCCGGCAGCGCAGCGGTTCTGCGTGTACGACGGCGCCATCCACCCGCTGAACTTCCCCGAGGAGCCGCCCGGACAGGTGCCGGTGGTGGCGGCGGAGAACCACGACATCGTCTCCGCCGGGCTGAGCCGGGCCGAGGAGGAGATCCTCGCCGCGCTGGTGGTGACCGGACCGGATCGCAAACTGCGGCTACGGGTCGGCACCGGCGTGCGACCGGTGGCCGTGTTCAACACCGGCGACGACCGGTACGCGGCCATGGGCCGGCCGGTCTGGCTGCGGCCGTTGCACAAGGAGCCGCCGCACGGGCTGGTGGTGGCCGACAACCGGCTCTACTCCTTCGACCAGTCCGCCGGGATGACCCCGGTGGCGTTGACCGTGCCCGGCCCGGTGACCGCGGTGGCCGCCGCCCTGGACGGGCGCCGGATCGCGGTGATCGTGGGCGGCCGGCTGCACGTCGCGGCGGTCAACCTCGACGGCGGGGTGGTCAACGTCGGGCCGGCCCGGACGCTGGCGACCTCGCTGACCGGCCTGACGGCGGTCGACTGGGGCGGGGAGAACTCGCTGATCGCCAGCGGGCTGAGCGCCGGCCCGGCCGGGCGCCGCCCGGCGCTGCACGAGGTGGGCGTGGACGGCGCGTTGGAGACCTCGCTCAAGCCGGACGTGGGCGCCCAGGTCACCCACCTCGCCGCGTACCCGACCAACCCGGTCGTGCCGCAGCCGGCCAACGCGCTGATGTACGAGGCGAACGGTGTCTCCTGGGCGAACAGCCCCTTCGAGACCATCAAGCGGGATC
Protein-coding sequences here:
- a CDS encoding LpqB family beta-propeller domain-containing protein — translated: MRRRLAGLLCGVLLATAAAACGIPKSSEVQVDGRGLPPTEAGSTNGRPNQPPIRTTSGNDTKAFVLNFLAAAAGEPDRAYLQARAFIQPEQRNRLQPKQGSEVALTVVRLREPDPLVQTNTDGTFSVELAVQQVGLLRADGTLAPPVSTETEYKFNLSADSENGNGGLYVTDPPNVLLLSDTALERYYERHLVYFWSTDQTRLVPDQRYLPLTVPKERLVNEVVRWLIGGPSEWLASGVSRLPDRTDLINNATGADSRWEVNLRMPGEDVGKLNRLATQLAWSLADLGQPGGQLDLKIGNQSRRIIDLARERAAHPVYSLLPPAAQRFCVYDGAIHPLNFPEEPPGQVPVVAAENHDIVSAGLSRAEEEILAALVVTGPDRKLRLRVGTGVRPVAVFNTGDDRYAAMGRPVWLRPLHKEPPHGLVVADNRLYSFDQSAGMTPVALTVPGPVTAVAAALDGRRIAVIVGGRLHVAAVNLDGGVVNVGPARTLATSLTGLTAVDWGGENSLIASGLSAGPAGRRPALHEVGVDGALETSLKPDVGAQVTHLAAYPTNPVVPQPANALMYEANGVSWANSPFETIKRDQVLDVAQPPAGGRPSNPTAPFFLY